From the genome of Methylocystis bryophila, one region includes:
- the rbbA gene encoding ribosome-associated ATPase/putative transporter RbbA encodes MLDSATDASKDARVAPPVVSVAKVTHRYGKTLAVDTLSLDIPSGLMVGVIGPDGVGKSTLLALIAGSKKIQQGKVIVLGGDMADARHRRDACPRIAYMPQGLGKNLYLELSVAENIDFMARLFGLSAEERPAKIKELLDATGLGPFPERPAGKLSGGMKQKVSLCGALVHEPDLLILDEPTTGVDPLSRRQFWALIDDIRRDRPSMSVMISTAYMDEAERWDWIVAMDAGRVLATGTPKELMERTGTKDLERCFVQLLPEEKRSGHVDLTIPPRPKGKAEIVIDAKGLTRRFGDFVAVDHVTLTIERGEIFGFLGSNGCGKSTTMKMLTGLLPPTEGSATLFGHSVEAGSIEVRKTLGYMTQAFSLYEELTVRENLVLDARLYHLPPDKTKTRIDELVEKFGLGPYLDALTKDLPLGLRQRLSLAVAVLHEPQMLILDEPTSGVDPVARDGFWELLIDLSRNQGVTIFITTHFMNEGMRCDRISLMNAGKVLAADAPQKLIEARGAASLEEAFIGYMEDAIAEKAAKESAAAAAPASAEKPVGLAHAPRSALSLGLGRLLAYSANETMQILRDPIRLAFAFLGSALLMLVFGFGITTDVEHIRYAPFDLDQTAESRAYLEQFAGTPRYFTLTEPVRSADSALRRLQADDISLVIEMPPNFGRDLRKELAPEVLAWVDGANTYRGETVSQYVQAVQMTMMQDPSNGLPTEPPKYTATFQDRYMYNPTFESIYVMVPSVPPMLLIFIPAILMAISVVREKELGSIINFYVTPTARLEYLLGKQIPYIVIGFVNYFILTAMAIIVFGIPVKGDFVILTICTLLYLVTTTGIGMVVSTFTSSQVAAVFVTAILTLVPTINFAGLLQPVSTLAGSAKLMGAIWPTSYYMHASRGVFTKGLGADLLMQDVVYLAFCIPVLWLVSVLALRKQEN; translated from the coding sequence ATGCTGGATTCTGCGACTGACGCGTCAAAGGATGCACGCGTCGCTCCGCCTGTCGTTTCGGTCGCCAAAGTCACGCATCGCTATGGCAAGACGCTGGCGGTCGACACGCTTTCGCTCGACATTCCGAGCGGGCTCATGGTCGGCGTCATCGGTCCCGACGGCGTGGGCAAGTCGACGCTTCTGGCGCTCATCGCCGGCTCGAAGAAGATCCAGCAGGGCAAGGTGATCGTGCTCGGCGGCGACATGGCGGACGCCCGGCATCGGCGAGACGCCTGTCCCCGCATCGCTTACATGCCGCAGGGTCTCGGCAAGAACCTCTATTTAGAGCTCAGCGTCGCGGAGAACATCGATTTCATGGCCCGGCTCTTCGGCCTCTCCGCCGAGGAGCGTCCGGCCAAAATCAAGGAGCTGCTCGACGCAACGGGGCTTGGGCCTTTTCCCGAACGCCCCGCCGGAAAGCTTTCGGGCGGCATGAAGCAGAAGGTTAGCCTCTGCGGCGCGCTCGTGCATGAGCCGGATCTGCTCATTCTCGACGAGCCGACCACCGGCGTCGATCCCTTGTCGCGGCGGCAATTCTGGGCGCTCATCGACGACATTCGCCGGGACCGCCCGAGCATGAGCGTGATGATCTCCACCGCCTATATGGACGAAGCCGAGCGCTGGGATTGGATCGTCGCCATGGACGCGGGCCGTGTGCTCGCGACCGGCACGCCGAAGGAACTTATGGAGCGAACGGGGACGAAAGACCTGGAGCGGTGCTTCGTCCAATTGCTGCCGGAGGAAAAGCGCAGCGGCCACGTCGACCTGACCATCCCGCCAAGGCCAAAGGGCAAGGCCGAGATCGTCATTGACGCCAAGGGCCTGACGCGCCGTTTCGGCGATTTCGTCGCGGTCGATCACGTAACCTTGACGATCGAGCGCGGGGAAATTTTCGGCTTCCTCGGCTCCAACGGCTGCGGCAAGTCGACGACGATGAAGATGCTGACGGGCCTTCTGCCGCCGACGGAAGGCAGCGCGACGCTCTTCGGCCACTCCGTCGAAGCCGGCAGCATCGAGGTGCGCAAAACGCTCGGATATATGACGCAGGCCTTCTCTCTCTATGAAGAGCTTACCGTCAGAGAGAACCTCGTTCTCGACGCGCGCCTGTATCACCTCCCGCCCGACAAAACGAAGACGCGCATCGACGAGCTTGTCGAGAAATTCGGTCTCGGACCCTATCTCGATGCGCTTACCAAAGATCTGCCCCTGGGTCTGCGCCAGCGGCTTTCGCTCGCGGTCGCCGTGCTGCACGAGCCGCAGATGCTCATCCTCGACGAGCCGACCTCGGGCGTCGATCCGGTGGCGCGCGACGGCTTCTGGGAATTGCTCATCGATCTCTCGCGCAACCAGGGCGTGACGATCTTTATTACGACGCATTTTATGAACGAGGGGATGCGCTGCGATCGTATCTCGCTCATGAATGCAGGAAAAGTGCTCGCCGCCGACGCGCCGCAGAAGCTCATTGAAGCGCGCGGCGCCGCCTCGCTCGAGGAAGCCTTTATCGGCTACATGGAAGACGCGATCGCCGAAAAGGCGGCCAAGGAGAGCGCTGCAGCGGCGGCGCCGGCGAGCGCCGAGAAACCGGTGGGGCTTGCGCACGCCCCGCGCTCTGCTCTCTCGCTCGGGCTTGGCCGCTTGCTCGCCTATAGCGCCAATGAGACCATGCAGATTCTGCGGGACCCGATCCGTCTGGCCTTCGCCTTCCTAGGGTCGGCGCTTCTGATGCTCGTCTTCGGTTTCGGCATCACGACGGACGTCGAGCATATCCGCTATGCCCCCTTCGATCTCGACCAGACCGCGGAGAGCCGCGCCTATCTCGAGCAATTCGCGGGAACGCCGCGCTATTTCACGCTGACGGAGCCGGTTCGCTCAGCCGACAGCGCATTGAGGCGTCTGCAAGCGGATGACATCTCGCTGGTCATCGAGATGCCGCCCAATTTCGGTCGCGACTTGCGCAAGGAGCTTGCGCCGGAGGTGCTCGCCTGGGTTGACGGCGCCAACACCTACCGCGGCGAGACCGTCTCTCAATATGTTCAAGCCGTTCAGATGACGATGATGCAGGATCCCTCGAACGGGCTGCCTACCGAGCCTCCAAAATATACGGCCACGTTCCAAGATCGCTACATGTATAATCCGACATTTGAAAGCATTTATGTTATGGTTCCCAGTGTTCCGCCTATGTTGCTGATCTTCATTCCCGCCATCCTAATGGCGATCAGTGTCGTGCGCGAAAAAGAGCTTGGTTCGATCATCAATTTCTATGTCACGCCGACGGCGCGGCTGGAATATCTGCTCGGCAAGCAGATCCCCTATATCGTGATCGGCTTCGTGAACTATTTTATTTTAACGGCGATGGCGATCATCGTGTTCGGCATACCCGTCAAGGGCGACTTTGTGATTTTAACCATCTGCACGCTGCTCTACCTCGTCACGACGACCGGCATCGGCATGGTGGTCTCGACATTCACGAGCAGCCAAGTCGCCGCCGTGTTCGTGACCGCGATTCTGACCCTTGTGCCGACGATCAATTTCGCTGGTCTGTTGCAGCCGGTTTCGACGCTTGCGGGGAGCGCGAAACTCATGGGCGCAATTTGGCCGACGTCCTATTACATGCATGCCAGCAGGGGCGTCTTCACCAAGGGGCTCGGCGCCGATTTGCTGATGCAGGATGTGGTCTATCTGGCTTTCTGCATCCCCGTTTTATGGCTCGTGAGCGTGCTTGCCTTGCGCAAGCAGGAGAACTAG
- a CDS encoding ABC transporter permease, which yields MNTLLNVFWLGLKEFRSLASDLVMVFFVLYAFTGAIYAQATGTSSEVRNASIAFVDEDGSALSKELMNAFYPPRFQRPDIIPVSEVETSMDRGEYMFVVVIPPRFELDQRAGRHPDIQLNIDATAMTQAAIGSGYIKNIINDRVSSFFRRTDRSAAPPINLIIRRLFNPNGESSWFTSVVAIINQITLITVILTGAAVIREREHGTLEHLLVMPLNAFEIAMAKIWSNSLVILICTALSLRIVVMQLLESPFAGSVLLWFAGVLLYLFFATALGLFLGTISRSMAQFALLIIIVVLVLQLLSGGNTPVESQPAWLQSLTFLLPSRHFVSFSQIIIYRGGGFQDVWRQFAMVGGIGLTFFVYSLSLFRKSIAVTR from the coding sequence GTGAACACTCTGCTCAACGTCTTCTGGCTGGGGCTGAAGGAGTTTCGCAGCCTCGCGAGCGATCTCGTGATGGTTTTCTTTGTCCTCTATGCTTTCACCGGCGCGATCTATGCTCAAGCGACCGGCACATCGAGCGAGGTCCGCAACGCCTCCATCGCCTTCGTCGACGAAGACGGTTCGGCCCTCTCCAAGGAGCTCATGAACGCCTTCTATCCGCCGCGCTTTCAAAGGCCAGACATCATCCCCGTGTCCGAGGTCGAAACCTCGATGGATCGGGGCGAATATATGTTCGTCGTCGTGATCCCGCCGCGGTTCGAGCTCGATCAGCGCGCCGGCCGTCATCCCGACATTCAGCTCAACATCGACGCGACCGCCATGACGCAGGCGGCGATCGGCAGCGGCTACATCAAGAACATCATCAACGACCGTGTTTCGAGCTTTTTCCGACGAACAGACCGATCAGCCGCCCCTCCGATCAATTTGATCATCCGGCGCTTGTTCAATCCTAATGGCGAATCCTCCTGGTTCACGAGCGTCGTCGCCATCATCAACCAAATCACTCTCATAACCGTCATTTTGACGGGAGCCGCCGTCATCCGTGAACGTGAGCACGGAACGCTCGAACACCTGCTCGTCATGCCGCTCAACGCTTTCGAGATCGCCATGGCGAAGATTTGGTCCAACAGCCTTGTGATCCTCATATGCACGGCGCTTTCGCTGCGCATCGTTGTCATGCAATTGCTGGAGTCGCCTTTTGCGGGCTCTGTCCTGCTATGGTTCGCGGGCGTGCTGCTTTATCTCTTCTTTGCAACCGCGCTCGGCCTGTTCCTCGGGACGATCTCTCGCTCCATGGCGCAATTCGCCTTGCTCATCATTATCGTGGTCCTCGTGCTCCAATTGCTCTCGGGCGGCAACACGCCTGTCGAGAGTCAGCCGGCATGGCTGCAAAGTTTGACCTTCCTCCTGCCGTCTCGCCATTTCGTGAGCTTCTCGCAAATCATCATCTATCGGGGCGGCGGATTTCAGGACGTCTGGCGGCAGTTCGCGATGGTCGGCGGGATCGGCCTAACCTTTTTCGTCTACAGCCTGTCGCTGTTTCGAAAATCGATCGCGGTCACGCGATAG
- a CDS encoding efflux transporter outer membrane subunit: MKRSTGARGMLAKRARRPARAAGLLGLTILTVGCAVGPDFVPPEVPVNEDWLEHRDRRVSEHSGPHLYWWKVFKDPTLDRLIEIASEQNLPLQVSGLRILESRAQLGVAVGELFPQVQQGTGLAQENLLSSRVANQNLPVFFRHNFPIYSLGFQAGWELDFWGRLRRNVEAADAKLLATAADYDNALVSLTAEVARDYTWMRTYEALIRLAHENAKVQKEGLDVAESRFRNGAVSELDVTQARTLLESTLASIPEYQSEWQKYKNALSVLLGRPPGAIESLLCRPAGIPSAPKSIGVGLPANLLRRRPDIRAAELAAAAESARIGAAEAELYPRFVLSGEVGVQASDVHKLFAPHSLAYTLGPTFTWPILNYGQITNNVRAQDARFQQALTNYEQTVLSAQREVEDGLIGYLKEQESAVNYQRAVEAALESVRLSMIQYREGATDYLRVLNSQTSLLQQRNRLVEARSTIALNLIGVYRGLGGGWEIRNGKPVVPIEVQADMASRTNWGDLLPAPSPPPTDALPLPTPAGAAPALRPPDW, translated from the coding sequence ATGAAGCGTTCGACGGGCGCGAGGGGCATGCTTGCAAAGCGAGCGCGGAGACCGGCGCGCGCTGCGGGACTCCTCGGCCTCACGATCCTAACCGTCGGCTGCGCCGTCGGACCCGACTTCGTTCCCCCGGAAGTTCCGGTCAATGAGGATTGGCTCGAGCATCGCGATCGGCGCGTGTCCGAGCATTCCGGTCCGCATCTCTATTGGTGGAAGGTCTTCAAGGACCCGACTCTCGACCGACTTATCGAGATCGCGTCGGAGCAGAATCTTCCCCTTCAGGTCTCGGGGCTGCGCATTCTCGAATCGCGCGCGCAACTGGGCGTGGCGGTCGGCGAGCTCTTCCCGCAGGTCCAGCAGGGCACGGGGCTCGCGCAGGAAAATCTTCTGAGCTCGCGCGTGGCGAACCAGAACTTGCCCGTGTTTTTTAGGCATAACTTCCCGATCTACAGTCTCGGTTTCCAGGCCGGCTGGGAGCTCGATTTTTGGGGAAGGCTGCGCCGCAACGTCGAAGCCGCCGACGCCAAGCTCTTGGCGACCGCTGCCGACTACGACAATGCGCTTGTGTCGCTCACCGCAGAGGTCGCGCGCGACTATACGTGGATGCGGACATATGAAGCGCTCATTCGTCTCGCCCACGAGAACGCCAAGGTCCAAAAGGAGGGATTGGACGTCGCCGAATCGCGGTTCCGAAATGGCGCCGTCTCCGAGCTCGACGTCACGCAGGCGCGCACGCTGCTCGAGAGCACGCTCGCGTCGATTCCGGAGTATCAGTCCGAGTGGCAAAAATACAAAAACGCCCTGAGCGTGCTGCTCGGGCGTCCGCCAGGCGCGATTGAGTCTCTTCTTTGCCGTCCGGCCGGAATTCCGTCGGCGCCCAAGAGCATAGGGGTTGGCTTGCCGGCCAATCTTCTCCGCCGTCGCCCGGATATTCGCGCCGCCGAGCTTGCCGCAGCGGCCGAAAGCGCCCGCATCGGCGCCGCTGAGGCCGAACTCTATCCGCGCTTCGTCTTGTCCGGCGAGGTCGGGGTGCAGGCGAGCGACGTCCACAAGCTCTTTGCGCCCCATAGCCTCGCCTACACGCTTGGGCCGACCTTCACATGGCCCATTCTGAACTACGGCCAGATCACCAATAATGTGCGCGCGCAGGACGCACGCTTTCAGCAAGCGCTCACCAATTATGAGCAGACGGTGCTTTCGGCGCAGCGAGAGGTCGAAGACGGGTTGATCGGCTATCTCAAGGAGCAGGAGAGCGCCGTCAATTATCAGCGCGCTGTTGAGGCTGCGCTCGAGTCCGTGCGTCTCTCTATGATCCAGTATCGCGAAGGCGCGACGGATTATCTGCGAGTGCTCAACTCGCAAACTTCCTTACTCCAGCAGAGAAACCGGCTCGTGGAGGCGCGGTCGACCATCGCGCTTAATCTCATCGGCGTTTACAGGGGGCTTGGCGGCGGCTGGGAGATCCGCAACGGCAAGCCGGTCGTTCCCATAGAGGTGCAGGCGGACATGGCGTCGCGCACCAATTGGGGCGATTTGCTGCCGGCGCCTTCTCCGCCCCCGACCGACGCCCTGCCTTTGCCGACGCCGGCGGGCGCGGCGCCGGCCCTGAGGCCCCCGGACTGGTGA